In one window of Amblyomma americanum isolate KBUSLIRL-KWMA chromosome 9, ASM5285725v1, whole genome shotgun sequence DNA:
- the ACC gene encoding acetyl-CoA carboxylase isoform X5, giving the protein MFSRLLQKLSSPPEAPAEMNGATEVKGRTDLQRLESLAAHNGVNTSPVRIVVEPCWDDEGGAVTATSANLFNGANLNGFGNGPRPLFTIDCSDEETDDPGSPSGRFMGDELRRNRSRAKLFSFAAKARLRAQSMSGAHLSAEDREYGKGQKDFIVATPEEFVSRFGGRHVINKVLIANNGIAAVKCMRSIRRWAYEMFSNDKAIRFVVMVTPEDLNANAEYIKLADHCVPVPGGSNNNNYANVDLILDIAKRVGAQAVWAGWGHASENPRLPELLSKNKIAFIGPPEKAMWALGDKIASSIVAQTANVPTLPWSGSGLKADWNEEEGHNPKKPLKIKPELYRKGCVTGVDDGLEAAQRIGFPVMIKASEGGGGKGIRKAESADDFPQCFRQVQSEVPGSPIFIMKLATCARHLEVQLLADQYGTAISLFGRDCSIQRRHQKIIEEAPCVVAKPQVLEHMERSAVRLAKMVGYVSAGTVEYLYSEDGKFYFLELNPRLQVEHPCTEMVADVNLPACQLQIAMGVPLHRIKDIRLLYGESPWGESRIDFDNPVQRPRPLGHVIAARITSENPDEGFKPSAGTVQELNFRSNKNVWGYFSVGASGGLHEFADSQFGHCFSWGEDREEARENLVLALKELSIRGDFRTTVEYLITLLETDAFLSNTFDTGWLDKLIAERVQAEKPDTMLSVICGALHVAYRTIRENFRNFQTCLEKGQILPATTLTNLLTADLIHDSVKYTVQVSQCGPTSYFLVMNGSTRRVEAHRLSDDRLLLSIDGASYTTYMKEEVDRYRVVIGNQTCIFEKEKDPSVLRSPSTGKLLQFLVEDGAHVVCGQSYAEIEVMKMVMTLTVEESGCVHFVKRPGAVLEAGCELARLELDDPTRVNKAHPFEGGFPAPESEGGLHEEKLNQQFLAAKQDLENVLDGYVLPDPYFVQHMTTSLDTFMRTLRDPTLPLMELKDIISSISGRIQPSVENNIRTLMKMYDKNITSVLAQFPSQQIAGVIDSYAATLQKRADRDVFFMTTQGIVQLVQRYRNGIRGRMKNVVQELLKQYLSVETDFQQGHYDKCVALLREKHKDSMSVVVDKIFSHLQVAKKNLLIIKLIDHLCGHEPGLTDELSSILNELTTLSKTDNAKVALRARQVLIATHQPAWELRHNQMESIFLSAIDMYGHDFCPENLQKLILSETSIFDVLPDFFYHGNVVVQRAALEVYVRRAYVSYDLTCLQHLQLPSGICAAQFQFLLPSSHPNRQNQAPAVTDGNANDSPSTPDDSVAAWEREQPDLDSQRVGIMAAFNTFEQFANDFDNLIEFFAVSPNVAPRNEFDFGTREHNTPSFCDNNESPVNVEPMHILNIAIRNDIPNEDEDYAAKYYAFCQEKCAIMKERMVRRVTFLILHKRRFPQYYTYRYRDDYVEDQIYRHLEPALAFQLEINRLRNYDLEAIPTSNLKMHLYLGKAKVPKGQEVSDFRFFIRAIIRHSDLVTKEASYEYLQNEGERLLLEAMDELEVAFTHPVAKRTDCNHIFLNFVPKVTMDPARIAENVRDMVMRYGPRLWKLRVLQAEIKMTIRGIDASSTPCHMVFTEDTIGPGVPSLNGKCVPIRLFLANESGYYLDIALYKERLDPETGLMQFEAWGPHRQGPLHGLPISTPYLTKDYLQQKRFQAQSNGTTYVYDFPDMFRQALLRLWEEHVEMRPGQDIPASLLSCVELVLDSQGRLVEQKRLPGENDVGMVAWRMTLVTPENPEGRDIIVIANDITFLLGTFGPQEDILFLKASERARALGIPRLYISANSGARIGLAEELKHLFNIAWVDPEVPDKGYRYLYLTPENFKKVSALNSVNTELIDDEGEKRYKITSIIGKVDGLGVENLKYAGLIAGETSQAYEEIVTISLVTCRAIGIGAYLVRLGQRVIQLENSHIILTGAGALNKLLGREVYTSNNQLGGVQIMYPNGVSHVTVHDDLEGTYVMLKWLSYMPKYKGAKLPITEPLDPIDRDVVYTPSKVPYDPRWLLAGRDSPNLPGFWEDGFFDRGSFMEVMQQWAQTVVCGRARLGGIPVGVVAVETRTVEIDIPADPANLDSEAKVLSQAGQVWFPDSAYKTAQAINDFNREELPLFVFANWRGFSGGMKDMYDQVLKFGAYIVDALHTYRQPVLVYIPPYGELRGGAWAVVDAAINPQQMEMYADPDSRGGVLEPEGTVEIRFRKKDLLKAMHRVDARCREILAQLGMADPEKKAALEVELHKREQQLLPMYHQVALSFADLHDMPARMQEKGVIQDVVPWCKSRCQLYWRLRRRLLQDAVKRDIRQVRPQLGDGEMESMLRRWFVESLGAVKQYLWENDLAVTNWLEEQLDPKMERSLVNENIQCLRRDAAISQIKGVLSVNPEVIMDSAVHIVQQLTPQQRSDLLATIRTLENDPLPTATATTSNESPTTPPSSSDSAS; this is encoded by the exons TTTTGCTGCGAAGGCACGGTTGCGGGC ACAGTCTATGTCGGGTGCTCATCTGTCCGCTGAGGACCGCGAATATGGGAAGGGCCAGAAGGACTTCATCGTGGCCACCCCCGAGGAGTTTGTCAGCCGCTTCGGAGGCAGACATGTCATCAACAAG GTCCTGATAGCCAACAACGGCATTGCAGCCGTGAAATGCATGCGCTCCATCCGAAGATGGGCGTACGAGATGTTCAGCAACGACAAAGCCATCCGCTTTGTTGTCATGGTGACGCCAGAGGACCTCAATGCCAACGCAG AGTACATCAAGTTGGCAGACCACTGTGTGCCAGTCCCGGGTGGCTCCAACAACAACAACTATGCCAACGTGGATCTTATCCTGGACATCGCGAAGAGGGTCGGTGCCCAGGCTGTGTGGGCCGGATGGGGGCACGCCTCCGAGAACCCCCGGCTCCCCGAGCTTCTGTCCAAGAATAAGATTGCCTTCATTG GTCCTCCAGAGAAGGCCATGTGGGCGCTGGGAGACAAGATCGCCTCCTCTATCGTGGCACAGACAGCGAACGTCCCCACGCTCCCCTGGAGCGGCTCTGGCCTGAAGGCTGACTGGAACGAGGAAGAAGGCCACAACCCCAAGAAGCCCCTGAAGATCAAGCCCGAGCTGTACCGCAAGGGGTGCGTGACGGGCGTGGATGACGGCCTGGAGGCGGCCCAGCGCATCGGCTTTCCCGTCATGATCAAGGCCTCGGAGGGGGGCGGGGGAAAGGGCATCCGCAAGGCTGAGTCGGCCGACGACTTCCCCCAGTGCTTCCGGCAGGTGCAGAGTGAGGTGCCTGGTTCGCCCATCTTCATCATGAAGCTGGCGACCTGCGCGCGCCACCTGGAGGTGCAGCTGTTGGCAGACCAGTACGGCACGGCCATCTCCCTGTTTGGCCGCGACTGCTCCATCCAGCGGCGGCACCAGAAGATCATAGAGGAGGCGCCCTGCGTGGTGGCCAAGCCGCAAGTGCTTGAACACATGGAGCGG TCTGCTGTCCGGCTAGCCAAGATGGTGGGCTATGTCAGTGCCGGCACTGTGGAGTACCTCTACAGTGAGGATGGCAAGTTCTACTTCCTGGAGCTCAACCCAAGGCTTCAG GTTGAGCATCCGTGTACAGAAATGGTTGCCGACGTCAACTTACCTGCGTGCCAACTTCAG ATTGCCATGGGTGTGCCACTGCACCGTATCAAGGACATCCGCCTCCTCTATGGCGAGTCACCGTGGGGTGAGTCACGCATAGACTTTGACAACCCTGTCCAACGACCTCGGCCCCTGGGCCACGTGATTGCTGCCCGTATCACCTCGGAGAACCCCGACGAGGGCTTCAAGCCCAGTGCGGGCACGGTCCAGGAGCTCAACTTCCGCTCCAACAAGAACGTCTGGGGCTACTTCAGTGTCGGTGCCTCTGGCGGACTGCACGAGTTCGCCGACTCCCAGTTCGGCCATTGCTTCTCGTGGGGCGAGGACCGTGAGGAGGCCCGCGAGAACCTGGTGCTCGCGCTCAAGGAGCTCTCAATCCGCGGTGACTTCCGCACCACCGTTGAATACCTCATCACCCTGCTGGAGACGGACGCCTTCCTGAGCAACACCTTCGACACAGGATGGCTCGACAAGCTCATTGCCGAGCGAGTGCAAGCCGAGAAACCTGACACGATGCTGTCGGTGATCTGTGGTGCGCTGCACGTGGCTTACCGGACTATCCGCGAGAACTTCCGTAACTTCCAGACGTGCCTGGAGAAGGGCCAGATCCTGCCAGCGACGACACTCACAAACTTGCTCACCGCGGACCTCATCCACGATTCGGTCAAGTACACGGTGCAG GTTTCCCAGTGCGGGCCAACGTCATACTTCTTGGTGATGAACGGCTCGACGCGTCGCGTGGAGGCCCACCGGCTGAGTGATGACCGCCTCCTGCtgtccatagatggcgccagctacacAACCTACATGAAGGAGGAGGTGGACCGCTATCGGGTGGTCATTGGCAACCAGACATGTATTTTCGAGAAGGAGAAGGACCCCAGTGTGCTGAG GTCTCCGTCGACAGGCAAGCTTCTCCAGTTCCTGGTTGAAGATGGGGCTCATGTGGTCTGCGGCCAGTCGTACGCTGAAATCGAAGTGATGAAGATGGTAATGACGCTAACCGTTGAAGAGAGTGGATG CGTCCACTTTGTGAAGCGGCCTGGCGCTGTCCTCGAGGCTGGCTGTGAACTTGCCAGGCTGGAGTTGGATGACCCCACACGAGTCAACAAG GCCCACCCGTTCGAGGGTGGCTTCCCGGCACCCGAGTCGGAAGGGGGGCTCCACGAGGAGAAGCTGAACCAGCAGTTCTTGGCAGCCAAGCAGGACCTGGAGAATGTGCTGGATGGATACGTGCTGCCGGACCCCTACTTCGTGCAGCACATGACCACCTCACTGGACACCTTCATGCGTACCCTGCGCGACCCCACCTTGCCCCTCATGGAGCTCAAG GACATCATCTCGTCCATCTCTGGCCGCATCCAGCCATCGGTCGAGAACAACATTCGGACGCTGATGAAGATGTACGACAAGAACATCACCTCAGTCCTGGCCCAGTTCCCAAGCCAGCAG ATTGCCGGTGTCATCGACAGCTATGCAGCAACTCTCCAGAAGCGGGCGGACCGGGATGTCTTCTTCATGACCACCCAGGGCATTGTGCAGCTGGTCCAGAGGTACCGAAACGGTATTCGTGGCCGCATGAAGAATGTTGTGCAAGAGTTGCTGAAGCAGTACCTCTCTGTGGAGACCGACTTCCAGCAGG GTCATTATGACAAGTGCGTGGCCCTGTTGCGCGAGAAGCACAAGGACAGCATGTCTGTCGTGGTGGACAAAATCTTCTCGCACCTGCAGGTGGCCAAGAAGAACCTGCTCATCATCAAGCTCATC GACCACCTGTGCGGTCATGAGCCCGGCCTCACCGACGAGCTGTCTTCTATCCTGAACGAACTGACCACCCTGAGCAAAACGGACAATGCTAAGGTGGCTCTCAGGGCACGTCAG GTGCTGATTGCAACGCACCAGCCTGCATGGGAGCTGCGCCACAACCAGATGGAGTCCATCTTCCTGTCGGCCATCGACATGTATGGCCATGACTTCTGCCCCGAGAACCTTCAGAAGCTGATCCTCTCAGAGACGTCCATCTTCGACGTGCTGCCAGATTTCTTCTACCACGGCAATGTGGTTGTCCAGAGGGCTGCGCTTGAG GTGTACGTGAGGCGGGCGTACGTTTCCTACGACCTGACATGCCTGCAGCACCTGCAGTTGCCTTCGGGCATCTGCGCAGCCCAGTTCCAGTTCCTGCTTCCCAGCTCGCACCCAAACAG GCAAAACCAGGCACCGGCCGTGACTGATGGCAACGCGAACGACTCTCCCAGCACCCCGGACGACAGCGTTGCCGCTTGGGAACGCGAGCAGCCGGACCTGGACTCTCAGCGAGTCGGGATCATGGCTGCCTTCAACACCTTTGAGCAGTTTGCAAA CGACTTTGACAACCTGATCGAGTTCTTCGCTGTCTCGCCTAACGTGGCTCCGCGAAACGAGTTCGACTTTGGCACGCGGGAGCACAACACACCCTCGTTCTGTGACAACAACGAGAGCCCAGTG AATGTTGAGCCCATGCACATCCTCAACATTGCCATCCGCAACGACATTCCCAATGAGGATGAAGATTATGCAGCGAAGTACTACGCCTTCTGCCAGGAAAAA TGTGCCATCATGAAGGAGAGGATGGTTCGCAGGGTGACCTTCCTCATCCTGCACAAGCGACGGTTCCCCCAGTACTACACATACCGCTACCGTGACGAT TACGTCGAGGACCAGATCTACCGACACCTGGAGCCTGCGCTGGCCTTCCAGCTGGAGATCAACCGGCTGCGCAACTACGACCTCGAGGCCATCCCGACCTCCAACCTCAAGATGCACCTCTATTTGGGAAAGGCCAAG GTTCCCAAGGGCCAGGAGGTGTCTGACTTCCGTTTCTTCATACGTGCCATCATTCGACACTCTGACCTTGTCACCAAG GAAGCTTCGTACGAGTACCTCCAGAATGAAGGGGAGCGTCTCCTGCTTGAGGCCATGGATGAGCTCGAAGTGGCTTTCACCCACCCCGTG GCCAAGCGAACAGATTGCAACCACATATTCCTGAACTTTGTGCCCAAGGTCACGATGGACCCGGCAAGG ATTGCCGAGAATGTCCGGGACATGGTGATGAGGTACGGGCCACGGCTGTGGAAGCTGAGGGTGCTCCAGGCCGAGATCAAGATGACCATTCG AGGCATTGACGCCAGCTCCACGCCCTGCCACATGGTTTTCACCGAGGACACGATTGGGCCTGGCGT TCCGAGCCTGAATGGCAAGTGTGTGCCCATCCGGCTGTTCCTGGCCAACGAGAGCGGCTACTACCTGGACATTGCGCTGTACAAGGAGCGCCTGGACCCCGAGACGGGACTCATGCAGTTTGAGGCCTGGGGACCCCACCGCCAGGGTCCCCTGCACGGCCTGCCCATCTCCACCCCCTATCTCACCAAGGACTACCTGCAGCAGAAGCGCTTCCAGGCGCAGTCCAATGGCACCACCTACGTCTACGACTTCCCCGACATGTTCCGACAG GCCTTGCTCCGACTGTGGGAGGAGCACGTGGAGATGCGTCCAGGCCAGGACATACCAGCATCGCTGCTGAGCTGCGTCGAACTGGTTCTCGACTCGCAAGGCCGGCTGGTTGAGCAGAAGCGGCTCCCTGGCGAGAACGAC GTTGGCATGGTAGCCTGGCGCATGACTCTGGTCACACCCGAGAACCCGGAAGGCCGTGACATCATCGTCATCGCCAATGATATCACATTCCTCCTTGGCACCTTTGGACCCCAGGAAGATATCCTGTTTCTG AAAGCGTCTGAGAGGGCGCGGGCACTGGGCATTCCGCGACTCTACATTTCGGCAAACAGTGGAGCGAGGATCGGCCTCGCGGAAGAGCTGAAGCACCTCTTCAACATTGCATGGGTCGACCCTGAGGTGCCCGACAAG ggtTACCGGTATCTCTACCTGACACCAGAGAACTTCAAGAAGGTCAGCGCCTTGAACTCGGTCAACACTGAGCTCATTGATGATGAGGGCGAGAAGCGGTACAAGATAACCAGCATTATTG GCAAAGTGGATGGGCTCGGTGTTGAAAACTTGAAGTATGCGGGTCTGATTGCTGGCGAAACATCTCAGGCTTATGAGGAGATTGTCACCATCAGTTTG GTGACGTGTCGTGCCATTGGTATTGGGGCCTACCTGGTACGTCTCGGACAGCGCGTCATCCAACTCGAGAATTCGCACATCATTCTCACGGGTGCTGGAGCCCTGAACAAG CTGCTCGGACGGGAGGTGTACACGTCCAACAACCAGCTGGGAGGGGTGCAGATCATGTACCCCAACGGCGTCTCACACGTGACCGTGCACGACGACCTCGAGGGCACCTACGTCATGCTCAAGTGGCTCTCCTACATGCCCAAG TACAAGGGTGCCAAGCTTCCCATCACAGAGCCTCTGGACCCAATCGACAGAGATGTAGTGTACACCCCGTCCAAGGTTCCCTATGACCCTAGATGGCTGCTGGCCGGACGTGACAGTCCAA ACTTGCCTGGCTTCTGGGAGGACGGCTTCTTTGACCGCGGCTCCTTCATGGAGGTGATGCAGCAGTGGGCCCAGACAGTTGTCTGTGGCCGCGCCCGCCTCGGCGGCATTCCGGTTGGGGTTGTCGCGGTCGAGACGCGGACAGTGGAGATTGACATTCCCGCTGACCCTGCCAACCTCGACTCTGAGGCAAAG GTGCTGTCCCAAGCCGGCCAGGTGTGGTTCCCGGACTCGGCCTACAAGACGGCGCAGGCCATCAACGACTTCAACCGAGAGGAGCTGCCTCTGTTCGTCTTTGCCAACTGGCGAGGTTTTTCCGGAGGCATGAAAG ACATGTACGACCAGGTGCTGAAGTTTGGCGCATACATCGTGGACGCACTGCACACATACCGCCAGCCCGTGCTGGTATACATTCCTCCATACGGCGAGCTCCGCGGAGGCGCTTGGGCCGTCGTCGACGCTGCCATCAACCCGCAGCAGATGGAAATGTACGCTGACCCCGACAGCCGCGGCGGAGTACTGGAGCCCGAAGGCACAGTCGAGATCCGGTTCCGCAAGAAGGACCTGTTGAAGGCCATGCACCGTGTTGATGCCAG GTGCCGTGAGATCCTGGCCCAGCTGGGCATGGCCGATCCCGAGAAGAAGGCCGCCCTAGAGGTGGAGCTGCACAAACGTGAGCAGCAGCTGCTGCCCATGTACCATCAGGTGGCGCTGTCCTTTGCCGACCTGCATGACATGCCCGCCCGCATGCAGGAGAAAGGAGTCATCCAG GATGTGGTCCCCTGGTGCAAGTCGCGGTGCCAGCTGTActggcggctgcgccggcgcctGTTGCAAGATGCGGTCAAGCGGGACATCCGGCAGGTGCGGCCGCAGCTCGGCGATGGTGAGATGGAGAGCATGCTGCGCCGATGGTTCGTCGAGTCCCTGGGCGCCGTCAAG CAATATCTGTGGGAGAATGACCTGGCCGTGACCAACTGGCTTGAAGAGCAGCTTGACCCCAAGATGGAGCGCTCACTGGTCAACGAGAACATCCAGTGCCTGAGGAGGGACGCGGCCATCTCTCAGATCAAGGG TGTGCTCAGCGTCAACCCAGAAGTGATCATGGACTCTGCCGTGCACATAGTCCAGCAGCTGACTCCGCAGCAGCGCTCCGACCTGCTAGCAACCATCCGGACCCTTGAAAACGATCCGCTGCCCACTGCAACGGCGACGACGAGCAACGAGTCGCCGACAACTCCCCCTTCATCGTCGGACTCGGCGTCTTGA